Sequence from the uncultured Cohaesibacter sp. genome:
CCCAGTCGCATCTTTCGCAATGTTGTGGAGTCTCTCGAGTCACTTACAAGTGTTTCTTAAAGTGACTTATCAAGTTGGTAACTAGGAATAATTTTCCTAGGATTCAATGAGATAACACATTTTCTTGTGAAGTAGTGACGCAAGGCTTGCACAGTGGAATCAGTATTTGTTAACCATTATGTCATAGCCTTGTTAACTGGGATTAATTTGGTCCTTAGCAACCGTCAGAAGGGCGGCTTGCTCCGAGCCCAGAAAGGCAAACCAAGGGGATTGGCATGCGCGTTTTGCTAATTGAGGACGACGGCGCCACAGCACAAAGCATCGAACTGATGCTGAAGTCTGAAAGCTTCAATGTCTACACAACCGACCTCGGTGAAGAAGGCATTGATCTTGGCAAGTTGTACGACTATGACATCATTCTGCTGGATTTGAACCTTCCAGACATGAGCGGCTACGAAGTGCTTCGTACCCTGCGCGTGTCCAAGGTGAAAACTCCTATTCTTATTCTTTCCGGCCTGGCTGGAATCGAAGACAAGGTCCGTGGCCTGGGCTTCGGCGCAGACGATTATATGACCAAACCATTCCACAAGGATGAACTGGTCGCACGCATTCATGCAATCGTTCGTCGCTCCAAAGGTCATGCCCAGTCGGTCATCACCACTGGCGAACTGACGGTCAATCTCGACACCAAGACGGTCGAGGTTCAGGGCCAGCGCGTTCACCTGACCGGCAAGGAATATCAGATGCTTGAGCTTCTGAGCCTGCGCAAAGGGACCACGCTCACCAAGGAAATGTTCCTCAACCACCTGTATGGTGGCATGGATGAGCCCGAACTCAAGATCATTGACGTCTTTATCTGTAAGCTGCGCAAGAAACTGGCGACGGCGACAGGTGGACGCAACTATATCGAAACCGTCTGGGGCCGTGGCTATGTGCTTCGCGAGCCGGACGAAGATAGCCTGAGAGAAAGCGCCTGATCAAAGCGCAATCAAGACCAAATACCGCATAGTCATGGGTCATTGCCAATTTCCGACCCGTGCCATTGCAACCTTGCGCTTGAGACCCCTTCAAGATGAAAAAGCTGCCCCGATGAGGCAGCTTTTTCTGTTTTTGCCGCAATCACGGGCGTGGGTGGCCAACGACTGGCGAATTTTGCGAAACATCCACTGACCACCACCCGCTCTTCAAGACCTTGGGCCTTTCAGACTCAACCCGAGGCTCTAGCTATCCGCGTCCTCCCCGATCATTGTTGGACCCACCCTGTTGATTGCCGCCAGGGTTTTGTGCCTGCTGTTGGCCTTGATTGCTGGCACCACCATTGTTCTGATCGCGGTCGCCCCGACCTGAGGAGTTATTTCCCGAATTATTACCCGAGTTATTGCCTGAGTTATTGCCTGAGTTATTGCCCGAGTTGTTGTTGCTGTGATTCGAACCATTGTTCTGATTGCCAGCTTCTTGCTGACGACCCGGCCCTTCATTCCGGTCATTGCCACGACCAGTGTTCTTGCCCTTGTTCGGGCCATGGTTCATGTCAGGACCTTGACCGGATTTGTCACCGCGCCCCGGTCCCTGATTCATATCAGGACCACGACGACGCTTGTTACCAAAATCCGGGCCATGTTTTTTGCCCGAGCCTCGCCCGAACTTGATATCGTGATCCCGACCTTCATTCATGCTGTGGCCACGACCGAATTTGTTGTCAAAATCTGGGCCATGTTTCTTACCAGGACCATGACCAAACTTCTTGGAGAAATCCGGGCCATGTTTCTTGCCAGGGCGACGATCGAAAATCTTACCGAATTTCAAACCGTGTTTCTTGTCAGGACCATGACTGAATTTATGGCCAAAGTCTGGGCCATGCTTCTTGCCGGGATGACGACCGAATTTCGGACCCTTATGATGGGGAGGCTGCTTCTTGTGCCCCCAATGAGACTTGTGGTGAGATCCATGATGGAACTTGTGTCCATGTTTAAATCTCGGTTTCTTTTTGTGGTGGTGCCACGGCTTGTTTGGTTTGGAAATGATGACATCCTGCGTCGGCGAAACCTCTGCCATACGTAAAACACCACCACCAACGGCCTGATTGAGGGCATAGCCGATCGGGCATGACTTATTATCTTTAGCCGCCACACTCGCACCGCTGCATCCTCCCATCAGACAGCTTTGATTGGACAAACTGCTGACAACAAGAAAATAGACATCCGGCTTTTGCGGGCTTGCGTGAACTATAAGTTTTTCATTTGACTTCACCAACTGCTGCAATGCGGCGCAGTTGGTTGATTGACTTTGAATATGCGTAAGTGCCCAAGCATTTGTTGTAAATAGTATGCCTACAACCACCAGGGAAAGTCGTGAAAAGCTGTACATGATACACCCCTTGATCACTGGTATTAACCATTTGTAAAGCCTCCTCAACTTGGGGTGTTAGCACATATTGTGACAACTTGTCTCAATATGTTAAATAAACCTTAACCATCAACGTTATTAATTAACTATAACGAAGTAAAATTGGAAAAATAACTGGAATAAACATAACAAAAAGGCCGCTCCTCAAAGAGAAGCGGCCTGTATACGATTTTTTTAAATTCTGATTTACTTCACAGCGGAAACATGCAGCAAAAGCGTGGGCAGAACCTGCCCTGCAGTCACGCTATCGCCTTCCACCAGGGATCGACGAGAAGCGCGAATGACCAAGCGGCTTGCTGGTCCCAGACGTTGTTCCAAGATCAGCAGAGGTGCGGGTGGGGAAGGCCCCGCCGACGACCGCCCGCGGTGTCTGGGATGCGTTGGACTGGCTCGCTGCACGCGACGTCGTGTAGAGACCACGTTTGCCTTGCACATTCTGGAAGGCTGTCGTCAGACCCACAACCGTCTCGGCGGCACCGAGCAACAAATAACCATCATCCGGCATTTGTTTGGCCAGACGGTTCATGATGTCCGACTTGGTTGCCTGATCGAAATAGATGAGAACGTTGCGGCAGAAGATAACATCAAACTGCCCCATCGACGCAAAGCTGTCGAGCAGGTTGAAGGATCGGTAAGACACCATCGAGCGGATCTCCGGTGCGATCTGCCACATCTCGCCCACCTGCTTGAAATATTTCAGCAACAGCTGGACCGGCAAACCCCTCTGGACCTCGAACTGGCTGTAGAAACCGGATCTGGCCTTCTCCAGGACTTCATTTGAAATGTCCGTCCCGATGATCTCAAAGCTGAGGCCGCCCAGTTTACTGGCGTTTTCCTTGAGGCTCATCGCCAGGGAATAGGGCTCCTGCCCGGTCGACGCGGCCGCGCACCAGATGCGAACCCGGCCCGATTTGCGCGTGGCAGTCAGATGCGGCAGGATCGTATCCGCGAAATGCTCAAACGGCGTCTTGTCGCGAAAGAAGAAGGACTCGTTGGTCGTCATCGCTTCAACGACTGCGGTCTGCAAGGTCCGGTCACCCAAACCACGCAACTTTCCGATCAAATCGGCGATGCTGGAAAGATTATTCTTCCGAGCAATCGGCATCAGCCTGCTTTCGATCAGATACTGCTTGTCGTCAGAAAGAACCAAGCCGGATTTTTGTTTGAGAAATCCCTGCAGGAAAGCGTAGTCTTGTGGCGTCATGGTCGCTCACCCCTAAAAATTCTCATCACTTTGGCACCGATCTGGTTAAGCGGAAGAACCGCAGCACAGACACCCGCGTGAGCTGCTGCGCCCGGCATTCCCCAGACGACACTGCTCGCTTCATCCTGAGCAATAATGCTTCCGCCGGCATCGACGATAAATTGCGCGCCCGCTGCTCCGTCGTGACCCATACCGGTCAGCACGACAGCAAGGGCAGCTGAGCCGTAAACCTGCGCCGCGGTCTCGAACAACGGATCAACGGCCGGCTTACAGAAATTGACTGGTGGCGTATCGGTCAGTTTGATCACCGCCTGTCCCGCCTGTTTGGTCAGCAGCATGTGCTTGCCACCAGGCGCGACATAGATATGCCCGTTCTGTACGACCTCACCATCTCTGGCCTCGGCAGCCGGCATCCCGGAGGAGCGCGACAGATGATCGGCAAGAATGGCCGTGAAGGTCGCAGGCATATGCTGGGTTATCAGGATCGGAGCCGACCGCATCTGCGGACCAATCTCGTGGAGCAGCTTCTCAAGCGCCTGCGGGCCACCTGTCGAGCTGCCGATGAGCAGAGCTCTCGGACGAGCAGATCCGAACTTTCTAAGGGGTATGCCACCTGCGCCGGTTCCGGCAATTGCCGTCGCAGCAGCGGGCTTGGCAGCACCCTGACCGTCTTTGGCAAGGGTCTGGCGGCTCTGCTGGGCGCGGGCAACAGGAGCCTGAGCCCCCGGACGCCCGACCTGACGACCGGCCCGGAAGCCGGCAATCCCGCCATCAGAGATACCACCGATAGCCTTGATCTTGTCGAGAAGTTCAACGCGGAACTCCTTCGATGTCGTGATCTGGCTGTTGGACTCGGGCTTTGGCACATAGTCCGTTGCACCGAGCGACAGGGCACGCAAGCTGATCTCGGCATTGCGGCGCGTCAAGGTCGATGCCATGATGATCTTGCTGGTGGGGCTGTTGCGCAGCAATTGCGGCAGCGCGGTCAGACCATCCATGTCAGGCATTTCGATATCGAGAACGACGATATCTGGTCGCGACTTGGCAATGTCTTCGACAGCCAGACGTCCATTTCTGTGCGATCCCGCAAGAACGAGACCGGGATCTTCACTGATCCATCGTCCGATCAGGCCCCGGATGACGACAGAGTCGTCCACCACCATGACCTTGATCTGACGGGACGCGGCACTGGATGCCGGAGCATTGGCAGTCATCAGACCCATAGTTACCCACCTACTATTGAAAGAAATGCCGGAAGACTAGATCAGGCCGACTTCCTGCAACTTGGCCTCGACGATCTCACGGTCGAAAGGCTTCATGATATACTCGTTGGCACCGGCACGAATGGCCTTGGCGATATGAGCGACATCATTTTCAGTTGTGCAGAAGATCACTTTCGGATCGGATCCGCCATCGAGCTTGCGCAGCTCGACAAGGAAGTCCAGCCCGTCCATGACCGGCATATTCCAGTCCAGCAGAACAGCGTCGGGCATATTGCCCGCGCAGGCATCCAGAGCTTCCTTGCCGTCCTCTGCTTCGGCAATTTCAAAATCCAGATCCTCAAGGATACGACGGGCGACCTTGCGGATTACGCTGGAATCGTCAACAACCAAACAAGTCTTCATTTCAATACTCCGTAGAGGCCGTCATCCTGATCGATCAGGCAGCAACGCCCGTGGTCACCATATCACCAAGAACACGATCAACATCGAGGATGACCATGAGGTCATTTTCGAGGCGATGCACACCGGCGGCGACGTCCGCCCAGCGCGGATCAAGATTGCTGGGAACTGCTTCGCGGCTTGCTTCGGTCAGATCCAGAACCTCACCGACGCTGTCGATGATCAAACCGTAGGATTCTTCACGGAATTCAATGCCGATGGCCATCAGGCTGTTGGCATTTTCCAGCGGCTTGATGCCTAGTCGCTTGCGCATGTCGATCGCGGTAACGATGCGACCGCGAAGGTTGAGCACACCGGCAATTTCCGTCTGGGACAGCGGAACCCGGGTCACGGATTCCGGTACAAACACATCATGCACGCGGCTGATGGGTAGCCCAAACAGCTGATCAGAGATGAATATGGTCACATACTGGATGGTTTCATCCATGTTGTCGTCATCCCGATCGTTGAATTTATGCGCACTCATGCTGCAACTCCCAATTCAATATGCTGCTCTTTCAGCGAAGCAATCAGACCCGGGCGGTCAAACTTCGCGACATAGTCATTGAAGCCAGCCTGGCGGCCCCGTTCGATTGCTGCCGGAGTGCAAAGGGACGAAAGCGCGATGATCGGAATGTCGCGGGTTGCAGGAGCGCGGCGAATGGCTTCGCACAGCTCGAACCCGTTCATTTCTGGCATTTCGATATCGGAAACGACCACTTCGTAGCTCGGGTCACGTTCCAGCGCAGCGAGGGCATCAGCACCGCTCGAGCAAACCGTCACTTCGTAACCAGCAGCCTTGAGCACTGGGCCAAGCATGTTGCGGAAGAAGCTCGAGTCATCAACAAACAGCAGTTTCTTGATGAGAGGCTCGTCGATTGACATTTCCTTGCGGTGGAACCAGTCCTCAAACGCCTGCGGCAGGAAGTGGCCCACGTCGATGATTTCCGTCGCCTTGCCTTTGATGACAGCCGTACCGAGGATGCCCGGAATTTCGGAGGACACCTCGATGTTGAGCTGTTCGTCGACAATGTCGACGATCTCGTCAACCACAAGACCCATGGACCGACCGGCATCCGAGAAGACGAGCATCGGCTGGGAACCTTCGGTGCGGCGCTGCACGAAGTCGTTGACCTGAACCAGCGGCATCAGGCTGCCACGATACTGAACCATGTCGCGACCGTTGGAGAATTCGATCTTCTCGATCTCGAACTCTTCGAGGCGGGTGACGAGAGACAGCGGAACGGCCTTCGGCTCGGCGGAACCGGCACGGAAAATAAGGAGAGAAACCGTGTTCTGCTCTTCTGGCAAAGCTTCCTTCTGGGCCGCTTCGGTTCCGGCATCGACATCGGTGCCGACATGGCTACCGAATGCCTGAGCAACGCCGTTCGGATCAAGGATCATGATCACGGAACCATCACCAAGAATGGTATTGCCGGAGAACAGGTTCAGATGCCGCAGCATCGACGCCATCGGCTTGACCACGATTTCCTCGGTGTGGAAGACAGCGTCAACCACGACACCGAAGGTCTGTGGCCCGACCTGCATGACAACGATGAAGCCGTTATCATCAAGCTCGAGTTCTTCGTCCTTCTTCTCTTCGATGCCGAGCAGATTGCTCAGATGAATGAGCGGCAACAGCTTGTTGCGCAACCGAAGGACCGGCGTGTCCTTGATGCGTTCGATCTTGTGCTCGGAATTGTTCTGAACACGCACCAGCTCGACGACGGAGAGTTGCGGGATAGCGAACCGGTCACCCGATGCCTCGACCAGCAAGGTGGAAACGATGGCGAGCGTCAGCGGAATCTTGATCGAGAAAGTCGACCCCTTGCCGGGTACGGACTTCAGATCGACAGAGCCACCGATAACCTCGATGTTGTTGCGCACCACATCCATGCCGACACCACGACCGGACACGTTCGTGACCTTCTCGGCGGTCGAGAAACCGGCAGCAAAGATGTATTTGTGGATCTGCGCATCGCTCATTTTCTCAAGTTCGGCTTCCGTAGCCAATTCGTTCTTGAGAATCTTGTCCTTCACGCGCTCGGTGTTGATGCCGCGTCCATCGTCGACGATGTCGATGATGATATGGCCACCTTCATGGTAAGCCGAAAGCTTGATGGTACCCTTGGCAGGTTTGCCCATCGCCACACGTTCGGCCGGCATCTCAAGGCCGTGGTCAGCGGAGTTGCGCACCATGTGCGTGAGCGGATCCTTGATCAGTTCCAGAACCTGACGATCAAGTTCGGTATCCTGACCGATCATCACCAGATCGATGGTCTTGTTCAGGTCGTTGGCAAGGTCGCGCACGATACGCGGCAGTTTCTGCCAGGCGTTGCCAATCGGCTGCATGCGGGTCTTCATGACCCCTTCCTGCAGCTCAACCGTCACATTGGACAGGCGCTGCAGAGGCACCTTGAATTCTGAATCCTCGTGACGGCGCACGATTTCGAGCAACTGGTTGCGGGTCAGCACCAGTTCGGAAACCATGGTCATCAGATGTTCGAGGGTCTCGACATTGACGCGAATGGAAGACTGGTGAGAACCACCTGATTTGGCTTCCTTCTCTGCCTTCTCTGCCTTTTCCGGAGCCTTCTTGCTCTCGTCCTTGGCAGCCGGCTGCGCTGCCGCTTTGGCAGGAACCTTGTGCGCGCGTTTCATCTGAGCGGCATCGGCAATGGCTGCCTCGGCGGCTTCCTTGGCGCTCTGGGCGACGTCAAATCCGTCAGGACCATCAGCTTCACGGAACGCCCGCTCAAGATCATCGAGAGAAACCTCGCCTTCCTTGAGTTCGCGCTCGAGCACCTGATAGACCTCTACCGGCGCATCGTCCGACTTGGCCTTAGCGGCAGGTTTCTTTTCTTTCTTTTCGGGGGCCTTGGCAACGGGTTCTTCCGCAGCGGGCGCTTCCGCAGCAACTCCGCCAGTATTGGCATATTTACCAATGCCGGAGAGGCGATCCAGGCTGTCGATCAGATCTTCGTCAGATCCGTCAGGCTCGGCTTCGTTCGCTTCGAGCTCTGAGACGATCTCTTTGATCCGGTCCAGAGAGAGAAGAATGACAGACACGGACTCGCCGGTAACTGGCGCTCCGTCCCTGAATTTACCCATCAGGGTCTCAGCGGCATGGGCGAGACTTTCAAGTCTTGGCAATCCCAAAAACCCGCAGGTCCCTTTAATCGTATGTACAAGCCGGAATATGTTATCGAGGATCTGAGCATTATTTGGCTCTTGCTCAAACTTCACAAGCTCAACGTCAACAACGTCAAGACTTTCGTTAGTTTCCTCAATAAATTCGCGTAGCAGATCATCCATGGCCTAAAACCCTGATTCGTGGCGGAATCCTGTCTTTAAAGACAACTATTCCGTCACAGTTTCGGGCCAAACCGTTAAATAAACCTGAAGCGTTTTCATAAATCGTGAGCGCATAGGCAATAAGCCGCTCACTTTTTAAGGTTTCATTAACTAAACCAGAAAAAGTCGAAAGAAATCAACGTCATTAGAATGAAAAATACTAGGCACCACCGGCCAATTCCTGTGGGATTTCTTGATCTGGATCAGAAGTCTGAGCAACGCCGATCATTTCATCTGCATTTGGAATACTTACAGGCTGTGCCTTGATGGTAATTGTGTCATCCACCCAATCGAAAACGAGGTCCATTTTGGACTCTCTTGCCAGCAGACCCGTGTAATAGGGCTGGATGGCGTGGGCATCGATGCCGTGCTCATCGGCTGGCTTGCCGCGCAGCAGCCGATCAAGACTTGCCGGGATGCGGGCGCTTTTGCCTTCGCAAACCAGAGTAAAGGTGGGATAACGGGCTTCCCCCTCGATCGAGACCTTGATGGTGCCGCCACGCGGAATAGTCGAGCCGCCAATCAGGATCAGGTTGAGCAGCAGTTTGACGAGGTTCTTTGGCATCAGAACGCGAGTACCTTGCCACTCGAGTTCCGGCTTCTCGCCTGCCATAAAGCCACGCGCAACACTCTCTGCATCACCCGTGTCGATTTCAGCACCCGCAGATCCGGCAGCACCGAAGGCAAGACGGGCAAACTGCAATTTCGCCGAGGCCGTTTTCGCGCTCTTGGTGATGAGTTCCATCGCGAATTCGCGCATCTCTTCACCATTGTCTTCATCGAGCACCTCAAGGCCGTTGGTGATCGCACCGACCGGACTGATGATATCGTGGCAGACGCGGCTGCAAAGAAGAGCGGCGAGATCCATGGAAGAGAGCGTATCGGTACCAGTCATAGCATCCTCGAAACTTCTGCGCAGGGTCGGTCACAGATCGCACATGTCGTTCGGTTTGGTCGATACCTCACCGCAGAAGGCTGCGAGAAACCGATACCGGACAGCAGAACTCCTGGACAATGCCCGCCTTAGCCGCCTTGGCGAATCAAACAGGTTCTTAATCCTGAGAATTACTCGTATCCCCCCCCTGTGCCAAGGCCGGATTGGCTCAGCTGTGCCATTTCACGGGGCAATGGAGATAGGCAGACGGCTGCAAAAGATCACTTCGTGACCGCCAAAAATAAAAATTTAACTTTGATTTCAGAGTCTTATCTGGCCAAAGTGCCTTCAAGCTTCATCCAGTTGATGTCGGAACGCTTGATGTGGAGATCAATCGCCTCGACCCAGGCTGCTCTCGCAGTAAAGGAGTAGAACAGAAAGAGCCTGTCACCATAGATGGCCCAGACGAGCGGGTTGCTATTGGAGACATAACCCCTCGCC
This genomic interval carries:
- a CDS encoding response regulator transcription factor, which produces MRVLLIEDDGATAQSIELMLKSESFNVYTTDLGEEGIDLGKLYDYDIILLDLNLPDMSGYEVLRTLRVSKVKTPILILSGLAGIEDKVRGLGFGADDYMTKPFHKDELVARIHAIVRRSKGHAQSVITTGELTVNLDTKTVEVQGQRVHLTGKEYQMLELLSLRKGTTLTKEMFLNHLYGGMDEPELKIIDVFICKLRKKLATATGGRNYIETVWGRGYVLREPDEDSLRESA
- a CDS encoding protein-glutamate O-methyltransferase CheR, producing MTPQDYAFLQGFLKQKSGLVLSDDKQYLIESRLMPIARKNNLSSIADLIGKLRGLGDRTLQTAVVEAMTTNESFFFRDKTPFEHFADTILPHLTATRKSGRVRIWCAAASTGQEPYSLAMSLKENASKLGGLSFEIIGTDISNEVLEKARSGFYSQFEVQRGLPVQLLLKYFKQVGEMWQIAPEIRSMVSYRSFNLLDSFASMGQFDVIFCRNVLIYFDQATKSDIMNRLAKQMPDDGYLLLGAAETVVGLTTAFQNVQGKRGLYTTSRAASQSNASQTPRAVVGGAFPTRTSADLGTTSGTSKPLGHSRFSSIPGGRR
- a CDS encoding chemotaxis response regulator protein-glutamate methylesterase, encoding MGLMTANAPASSAASRQIKVMVVDDSVVIRGLIGRWISEDPGLVLAGSHRNGRLAVEDIAKSRPDIVVLDIEMPDMDGLTALPQLLRNSPTSKIIMASTLTRRNAEISLRALSLGATDYVPKPESNSQITTSKEFRVELLDKIKAIGGISDGGIAGFRAGRQVGRPGAQAPVARAQQSRQTLAKDGQGAAKPAAATAIAGTGAGGIPLRKFGSARPRALLIGSSTGGPQALEKLLHEIGPQMRSAPILITQHMPATFTAILADHLSRSSGMPAAEARDGEVVQNGHIYVAPGGKHMLLTKQAGQAVIKLTDTPPVNFCKPAVDPLFETAAQVYGSAALAVVLTGMGHDGAAGAQFIVDAGGSIIAQDEASSVVWGMPGAAAHAGVCAAVLPLNQIGAKVMRIFRGERP
- a CDS encoding response regulator → MKTCLVVDDSSVIRKVARRILEDLDFEIAEAEDGKEALDACAGNMPDAVLLDWNMPVMDGLDFLVELRKLDGGSDPKVIFCTTENDVAHIAKAIRAGANEYIMKPFDREIVEAKLQEVGLI
- a CDS encoding chemotaxis protein CheW, with product MSAHKFNDRDDDNMDETIQYVTIFISDQLFGLPISRVHDVFVPESVTRVPLSQTEIAGVLNLRGRIVTAIDMRKRLGIKPLENANSLMAIGIEFREESYGLIIDSVGEVLDLTEASREAVPSNLDPRWADVAAGVHRLENDLMVILDVDRVLGDMVTTGVAA
- a CDS encoding chemotaxis protein CheW gives rise to the protein MDDLLREFIEETNESLDVVDVELVKFEQEPNNAQILDNIFRLVHTIKGTCGFLGLPRLESLAHAAETLMGKFRDGAPVTGESVSVILLSLDRIKEIVSELEANEAEPDGSDEDLIDSLDRLSGIGKYANTGGVAAEAPAAEEPVAKAPEKKEKKPAAKAKSDDAPVEVYQVLERELKEGEVSLDDLERAFREADGPDGFDVAQSAKEAAEAAIADAAQMKRAHKVPAKAAAQPAAKDESKKAPEKAEKAEKEAKSGGSHQSSIRVNVETLEHLMTMVSELVLTRNQLLEIVRRHEDSEFKVPLQRLSNVTVELQEGVMKTRMQPIGNAWQKLPRIVRDLANDLNKTIDLVMIGQDTELDRQVLELIKDPLTHMVRNSADHGLEMPAERVAMGKPAKGTIKLSAYHEGGHIIIDIVDDGRGINTERVKDKILKNELATEAELEKMSDAQIHKYIFAAGFSTAEKVTNVSGRGVGMDVVRNNIEVIGGSVDLKSVPGKGSTFSIKIPLTLAIVSTLLVEASGDRFAIPQLSVVELVRVQNNSEHKIERIKDTPVLRLRNKLLPLIHLSNLLGIEEKKDEELELDDNGFIVVMQVGPQTFGVVVDAVFHTEEIVVKPMASMLRHLNLFSGNTILGDGSVIMILDPNGVAQAFGSHVGTDVDAGTEAAQKEALPEEQNTVSLLIFRAGSAEPKAVPLSLVTRLEEFEIEKIEFSNGRDMVQYRGSLMPLVQVNDFVQRRTEGSQPMLVFSDAGRSMGLVVDEIVDIVDEQLNIEVSSEIPGILGTAVIKGKATEIIDVGHFLPQAFEDWFHRKEMSIDEPLIKKLLFVDDSSFFRNMLGPVLKAAGYEVTVCSSGADALAALERDPSYEVVVSDIEMPEMNGFELCEAIRRAPATRDIPIIALSSLCTPAAIERGRQAGFNDYVAKFDRPGLIASLKEQHIELGVAA
- a CDS encoding histidine phosphotransferase family protein, whose amino-acid sequence is MTGTDTLSSMDLAALLCSRVCHDIISPVGAITNGLEVLDEDNGEEMREFAMELITKSAKTASAKLQFARLAFGAAGSAGAEIDTGDAESVARGFMAGEKPELEWQGTRVLMPKNLVKLLLNLILIGGSTIPRGGTIKVSIEGEARYPTFTLVCEGKSARIPASLDRLLRGKPADEHGIDAHAIQPYYTGLLARESKMDLVFDWVDDTITIKAQPVSIPNADEMIGVAQTSDPDQEIPQELAGGA